One window from the genome of Epinephelus fuscoguttatus linkage group LG3, E.fuscoguttatus.final_Chr_v1 encodes:
- the tmem192 gene encoding transmembrane protein 192 isoform X2, protein MSRSIEEESLVDGPLISADALHSAIRREFQTIPTPCHAALLSLLHVVFVVLSVCLAVLCVLEFGQQEVCMSILGNVRGDSIIVFGKVCLWVLVLLFTACAQHHHSQARSRGYLRFYRQMQGLKHLPLSVHSTGNVLLLVVLAAHLSTTVHTCMLLSILGIELLVALPCLIHYTVQVMRFNRARAAPDVSQEEHSHTYSVTNLPTETGFREGSSLEEVVEKQADLIEYLKQHNTLLSKRLLNLSAQH, encoded by the exons ATGTCACGAAGCATAGAGGAGGAGTCTTTGGTGGACGGACCTCTGATCTCTGCTGACGCCCTCCACTCTGCCATCAGGAGGGAATTTCAGACTATACCAACACCCTGCCATGCTGCCCTCCTGTCTCTACTGcat GTTGTGTTCGTGGTGTTGTCAGTATGTTTGgcagtgctgtgtgtgctgGAATTTGGCCAACAGGAGGTGTGTATGAGCATTTTGGGTAATGTGCGAGGCGACAGCATCATTGTGTTTGGGaaggtgtgtttgtgggtgcTGGTGCTGCTCTTCACTGCGTGTGCACAGCACCACCACAGCCAGGCCAGGAGCAGAGGATACCTGCGCTTCTACAGACAGATGCAGGGACTGAAGCACCTGCCGCTCTCCGTGCACTCTACAG GGAatgttctgctgctggttgttCTAGCTGCACATTTATCAACAACTGTGCACACCTGCATGCTGCTCAGCATCCTGGGGATTGAGCTCTTGGTGGCATTGCCATGCCTCATCCACTACACAG TCCAGGTGATGCGGTTCAACAGGGCGCGAGCTGCACCAGACGTGAGCCAAGAAGAGCATTCACACACCTATAGTGTTACGAACCTGCCGACTGAGACTGGATTCAG AGAGGGCTCCAGTCTGGAGGAGGTTGTGGAGAAGCAGGCCGACCTGATCGAGTACCTGAAACAGCACAACACCTTGTTGAGCAAGAGGCTGCTCAACCTCTCCGCTCAGCACTGA
- the tmem192 gene encoding transmembrane protein 192 isoform X1 gives MDSKGPSLYAPAGPSLDMSRSIEEESLVDGPLISADALHSAIRREFQTIPTPCHAALLSLLHVVFVVLSVCLAVLCVLEFGQQEVCMSILGNVRGDSIIVFGKVCLWVLVLLFTACAQHHHSQARSRGYLRFYRQMQGLKHLPLSVHSTGNVLLLVVLAAHLSTTVHTCMLLSILGIELLVALPCLIHYTVQVMRFNRARAAPDVSQEEHSHTYSVTNLPTETGFREGSSLEEVVEKQADLIEYLKQHNTLLSKRLLNLSAQH, from the exons ATGGACTCAAAGGGGCCCTCTCTTTATGca ccGGCAGGCCCCTCATTAGACATGTCACGAAGCATAGAGGAGGAGTCTTTGGTGGACGGACCTCTGATCTCTGCTGACGCCCTCCACTCTGCCATCAGGAGGGAATTTCAGACTATACCAACACCCTGCCATGCTGCCCTCCTGTCTCTACTGcat GTTGTGTTCGTGGTGTTGTCAGTATGTTTGgcagtgctgtgtgtgctgGAATTTGGCCAACAGGAGGTGTGTATGAGCATTTTGGGTAATGTGCGAGGCGACAGCATCATTGTGTTTGGGaaggtgtgtttgtgggtgcTGGTGCTGCTCTTCACTGCGTGTGCACAGCACCACCACAGCCAGGCCAGGAGCAGAGGATACCTGCGCTTCTACAGACAGATGCAGGGACTGAAGCACCTGCCGCTCTCCGTGCACTCTACAG GGAatgttctgctgctggttgttCTAGCTGCACATTTATCAACAACTGTGCACACCTGCATGCTGCTCAGCATCCTGGGGATTGAGCTCTTGGTGGCATTGCCATGCCTCATCCACTACACAG TCCAGGTGATGCGGTTCAACAGGGCGCGAGCTGCACCAGACGTGAGCCAAGAAGAGCATTCACACACCTATAGTGTTACGAACCTGCCGACTGAGACTGGATTCAG AGAGGGCTCCAGTCTGGAGGAGGTTGTGGAGAAGCAGGCCGACCTGATCGAGTACCTGAAACAGCACAACACCTTGTTGAGCAAGAGGCTGCTCAACCTCTCCGCTCAGCACTGA